One Plasmodium cynomolgi strain B DNA, chromosome 12, whole genome shotgun sequence genomic region harbors:
- a CDS encoding guanine-nucleotide-exchange-factor (putative) has translation MNDYIHRNVHSISKKIQLMSEEEVQKKYVIVENSDVKNKMKLEEFIKNNRGINNGKNIDRIYLENLYNCILHEEIKLFSNTESSYTNDNQYWKLLEKRKEQYKNYHSFKAKEVYFYKFDINKLLIKNNFIPIFFEIFKRTSDYNLTENCLSIFKMAITNFAYYHDVENINKMCYIFKYINFYLTQKSQSLLYLLFHLIKRCHNLFRDGWVIYINVLCKLITIDLVPIFFYPHMYINSAQFNNEKDFLHKKYKKGNCVETYNINKSITEIYQHPHLIFKKNIKKMNKSKWIDEFSSMFFSRHSNNENSNLSIIFRESYSEKIDDDKKKRKKKDKTQEHAHKEKTNNMSIINAEIKQTDEGNEDDDDEHNDNNDDDEEDDNDEDNLNHIYVHIKVDPKNVDNSSIIDNVTIYKRLKLDVYNFFTINDFYNNMITNLNITSFVYLIKILMIKCSVTKHSEQHNAAQGSRTDLHNSSLKMQIIANHNYMTNDKSVGTHNAYESINDCNPVLINADNSFDLFCNTKEKLLTSQMLFHIMYFKINYTYVLYSMICRMGKRSATKIFKEGDAQQKCGKMSSPINLLVEETLRGDTHRSAVKNEDDEKKKNRYDLTLNNIYDTDNSTNITSSDSEFSDISSDSFFIRKNDLTAEQSGTYGDGAEQQKGDSQEKQDEPHKHKDEFDKIYSYANDDDGGSEDACDEASSDDSIDASCDERNDAEAHCGPLPASGTHSANTHSASEMMHEDTNPRSNPRRNQRSNLRNNPNKCIRTDKGKEFLMDKIKMNLYTKTYIMHLKITVITFEHFFNLLNKFLLINYDSSIFVSIYNSIFKDYQMEDIKFVTEEDIANDHKLSYQIYEENFENINKKLHYKEEKVAINDIEKNMFLIKIPKTEAEEDWLFIEQLIMSIINFSYICFSIYKDDKQKVSKRGTSKSSSVHIFADSSYAQLREKNSKFFFLCGIYLMYILQFLKKNILYRFIDKIIYMLEKISKNVYVNSCIINIYLHMLQLITPNNILYKNTNNTNISLNDKDIYIYIEKATIYTESINNIINNNNVLLKLNNFNIENIILSLLPYLLYFNNKKEEINAHIASINSECLHIISNIYYKSTYMYMNSSKRTNKGDDTEGSCQNDNYNSSLCKEYKEDIAFENIIELKKMYIFLLICFVLSLACSFSSKRTRSEAYIKLQQFLFNENYIFKKVKKPKGENSASSGNNKSEKNCKQEKYVYRDEKLIDLISNFIILPLITYNYYFPFICKSVHWGEAAEKGGKEAKSVANSGANSGANSGAKSCMNEVQCDQNDQRNTAAHAKNNYCKEALLNFNLYNKRNNDISSKMWKKNEYENCGCIINYKNLETVDQDLNVLTNLFNYANDYYIHTMLHKQYNYYFSYLYAKKMLSYDNVCYRKSMSISFVSHIILSFLHSLLNYAGDGCEHIDESKEGSHNDHSEPTNEKNDSTSPVDCRESNDINLYELLCLNNDRSCNKIVTKTKCENNCIFYFLKHFYHALLTIKEEAKKILNIYKETFIENIKNMIYVSSSYAYCLKDHRVNCFAHIKNGYSFLNEEEKKLLNAYNLEAAEKAEKAEKAENLLESDKEVFKNISKLQVNVRISIVIVYYILYTDNNQNEQFKNIFEELLNVLLTKYSVKSEATDSNADPSAKSKTADDQTDQQPENLPNDPGKSEENEGTEKLDKKEEPSDQKAEKDNDDANLQTGEQNEEAKN, from the exons ATGAATGATTACATTCACAGAAATGTGCACTCCATTTCGAAGAAAATACAACTGATGAGCGAAGAGGAAGTGCAAAAGAAGTATGTCATTGTTGAAAATAGCGAc gtaaaaaacaaaatgaagttggAAGAGTTTATTAAAAACAACAGGGGAATAAAtaacggaaaaaatatagataGAATATATTTGGAAAATCTGTACAACTGCATACTGCATGAAGAAATTAAGCTGTTCTCCAACACAGAGAGCTCCTACACAAATGACAATCAGTACTGGAAGTTACTCGAAAAGAGGAAAGAACagtataaaaattatcattcaTTTAAGGCAAAGGAGGTGTACTTCTACAAATTTGACATCAACAAATTGTTAATTAAGAATAACTTCATTCCgatttttttcgaaattttcaAGCGTACCAGTGATTACAACTTGACAGAAAATTGTCTGAGCATATTCAAGATGGCCATAACAAATTTTGCCTACTACCatgatgtagaaaatataaataaaatgtgttatatatttaaatacatcaatttttatttgacgCAAAAATCACAGTCATTACTGTACCTCTTATTTCATCTCATCAAAAGGTGTCACAATTTATTTCGAGACGGGTGGgtaatatacataaatgttttgtgcaaattaaTTACCATAGATTTAGTCcccatctttttttatccccacatgtatataaacagTGCCCAATTTAATAACGAAAAAGATTTCCTCcacaaaaagtacaaaaagggaaactgCGTGGAAACATATAATATCAATAAAAGCATAACAGAAATTTATCAACACCCACATCtgatattcaaaaaaaatattaaaaaaatgaacaagtcaAAATGGATAGACGAATTCAGTAGTATGTTCTTTTCCAGACATAGCAATAATGAAAATTCCAATTTGTCAATCATATTTAGAGAAAGCTATTCTGAGAAAATCGATgatgataaaaagaaaagaaaaaaaaaagacaaaacaCAGGAACATGCACATAAGGAGAAAACGAATAACATGTCTATTATTAATGCagaaataaaacaaacggatgaaggaaatgaggacgatgatgatgaacaTAATGATAACAATGACGATGACGAGGAAGATGATAATGATGAAGATAATCTCaaccatatatatgtacatattaaaGTGGACcccaaaaatgtggataatAGCTCCATCATAGACAATGTTACCATTTATAAAAGACTAAAATTAGATGTTTACAACTTTTTTACCATAAAcgatttttacaataatatGATTACCAATTTGAACATCACCAGTTTTGTATACTtgatcaaaattttaatgattaAGTGTTCAGTTACCAAGCACAGTGAACAGCATAACGCAGCCCAGGGAAGTAGAACCGATCTGCATAACTCAAGCctaaaaatgcaaattatAGCGAATCACAACTATATGACAAATGATAAGAGCGTCGGTACTCATAATGCCTACGAAAGTATTAATGACTGCAACCCAGTTTTAATAAACGCGGATAATTCCTTCGATTTGTTTTGCAACACGAAGGAAAAACTGCTCACGTCACAGATGCTCTTTCACATTATGTATTTTAAGATTAACTACACCTATGTGTTGTATAGCATGATTTGCAGAATGGGTAAAAGGAGTGCTACAAAGATATTCAAAGAAGGGGATGCTCAACAGAAGTGTGGAAAAATGAGCTCTCCGATAAATTTACTTGTAGAAGAAACCCTAAGGGGAGACACTCATCGAAGCGCGGTAAAGAACGAggatgacgaaaaaaaaaaaaatcggtaTGACCTCACTTTGAATAATATTTACGACACGGACAATTCGACCAACATCACGTCCAGTGACTCAGAATTCAGCGACATATCTAGcgactccttttttataagaaaGAATGACCTAACTGCTGAACAAAGTGGAACGTACGGAGATGGAGCTGAgcaacaaaagggggactcCCAAGAAAAACAGGACGAACCGCATAAACACAAGGACGAATTTGATAAGATTTACTCGTACGCCAATGATGACGATGGTGGCAGTGAGGACGCCTGTGACGAAGCCAGCTCGGACGACAGCATCGATGCGAGTTGCGATGAGCGTAACGACGCCGAAGCGCATTGCGGACCCCTCCCCGCGAGTGGCACGCACAGCGCAAATACACACAGCGCAAGCGAAATGATGCACGAGGACACCAACCCGAGGAGCAATCCGAGGCGCAACCAGAGGAGCAACCTGAGGAACAACCCGAACAAGTGCATCCGAACAGATAAAGGAAAGGAGTTTCTAATGGACAAAATTAAGATGAACCTGTACACAAAAACGTACATTATGCACCTAAAAATTACCGTAATCACGTTTGAGCACTTCTTTAACCTGCTGAATAAATTCCTCCTAATCAACTATGACAGTAGCATCTTTGTGAGCATTTATAATAGCATTTTTAAGGACTACCAAATGGAAGACATAAAATTTGTGACGGAAGAAGATATCGCAAATGATCACAAGTTGTCATACCAGATCTATGAGGAGAATTTCGAAAATATCAACAAAAAGTTACATtacaaggaggaaaaggtaGCCATAAAcgacatagaaaaaaacatgtttCTTATAAAAATTCCAAAGACGGAAGCAGAAGAGGACTGGCTATTCATTGAACAGCTCATCATGAGCATCATCAATTTCTCGTACATTTGTTTTAGTATATACAAAGATGACAAACAGAAAGtgagcaaaaggggaacaagcAAATCGAGCAGTGTGCACATCTTCGCAGACAGTAGCTATGCACAGcttagggaaaaaaacagcaaattttttttcctctgtgGAATATACcttatgtacattttacaGTTCCTGAAAAAGAACATTCTCTATAGATTCAtcgacaaaataatttacatgtTGGAGAAAATCTCGAAAAACGTTTACGTGAACAGCTGCATCATTAACATATACCTGCACATGTTGCAGCTCATCACGCCGAACAATATTCTGtacaaaaatacaaacaaCACGAACATTTCGTTAAATGATAaagatatttatatttacattgaAAAGGCAACCATCTACACGGAAAGTATTAACAACATTATTAACAATAATAATGTGCTGCTAAAattgaacaattttaatattgaaaatattattctctcccttctcccctatttgctatattttaataataagaaggaagaaattaatgCACATATCGCGTCCATTAATTCAGAGTGCCTTCACATTATTTcgaacatatattataaaagtacgtacatgtatatgaACAGCTCGAAGAGAACAAATAAGGGAGACGACACAGAGGGATCTTGCCAAAATGACAACTATAACTCCAGTTTGTGCAAAGAGTACAAGGAAGATATCGCATTTGAGAACATCAtcgagttgaaaaaaatgtacatctTTCTGCTCatatgttttgttttgtctcTGGCTTGCTCCTTCAGCTCCAAGAGAACCAGAAGTGAAGCCTACATAAAGCTGCAGCAGTTTTTGTTTAAtgagaattatatttttaaaaaggtgaaaaagcccaaaggggaaaattcGGCGAGTAGCGGCAATaacaaaagcgaaaaaaattgcaaacagGAGAAGTACGTATATAGGGACGAAAAGTTGATAGACTTGATAAGCAACTTTATCATCCTGCCCCTCATCACGTACAATTACTACTTCCCCTTTATTTGCAAAAGTGTGCATTGGGGCGAGGCGGctgaaaaggggggcaagGAGGCTAAAAGTGTAGCGAACAGTGGAGCGAACAGTGGAGCGAACAGTGGAGCGAAAAGTTGCATGAACGAAGTCCAGTGTGACCAGAATGATCAGCGAAACACAGCTGCGCACGCGAAGAACAACTACTGCAAGGAAGCCCTCCTCAACTTCAACCTGTAcaacaaaaggaacaacGACATATCGAGCAAAATGTGGAAGAAGAACGAATACGAAAACTGCGGCTGCAttattaattacaaaaactTAGAGACGGTGGATCAGGATCTAAATGTGCTAACCAATTTGTTCAACTATGCCAatgattattatatacaCACCATGCTGCATAAGCAGTACAATTACTACTTCAGCTATTTGTACGCCAAGAAAATGCTAAGCTACGACAACGTGTGCTACAGGAAAAGCATGAGCATAAGCTTCGTGAGTCACAtcattttgtccttcctGCATTCGTTACTGAATTACGCGGGGGATGGATGCGAGCACATCGATGAAAGCAAAGAGGGGTCCCATAACGACCATAGCGAACCCAccaacgaaaaaaacgattCGACATCACCAGTTGATTGCAGAGAATCGAATGACATTAACCTGTATGAGCTGCTCTGCCTAAATAATGACAGATCGTGCAATAAAATTGTCACCAAAAcgaaatgtgaaaataattGTATCTTCTACTTTTTGAAGCATTTTTACCACGCACTACTAACGATtaaggaagaagcgaagaaaattttaaatatttacaaagaAACCTTTATCgagaatattaaaaatatgatctaCGTCTCATCGTCCTATGCGTACTGCTTGAAGGATCATCGTGTCAACTGCTTTgcgcatataaaaaatggctattCTTTCCTaaatgaggaggagaagaagctgtTAAATGCGTACAATCTGGAAGCTGCAGAAAAGGcggaaaaggcagaaaaagcGGAAAACTTGCTCGAGTCCGACAAggaagtttttaaaaacatatcgAAATTGCAAGTCAACGTGAGGATTAGTATCGTCATCGTTTACTACATTCTGTACACAGATAACAACCAAAATgagcaatttaaaaatatcttcgAAGAGTTACTAAATGTCTTGTTGACCAAATATAGCGTTAAGTCAGAGGCAACGGACAGTAATGCGGATCCCAGCGCTAAATCGAAAACGGCAGATGATCAAACGGATCAGCAGCCGGAAAATTTACCCAATGACCCCGGGAAGAgcgaagaaaatgaaggcaCGGAGAAGCtagataaaaaggaagaaccatCTGACCaaaaggcagaaaaggaCAACGATGATGCAAATCTACAGACGGgcgaacaaaatgaggaggCTAAAAACTAA
- a CDS encoding hypothetical protein (putative) has product MMMPQFECLNRFKWAIRKGRFSSVKSALSSEDLKKIKDLRKITNLSVGICKNILNKNGYNIERSVDYIFQNFNESYEREVKLTEGYYCLSSRGNCTAIVELNSYNDLVSESIYFKELLINLCNKLIGGNVTTTVGQLNLDEEVLSHYLPLFYDENKINVDKMLNRVELKDIFKYIYFNRSISQLINYTSYILNEHIFLSKYLLLNLDHLRSCHPNVYIIKKSYYHKETKIDNFVLCKGFSFSFLFIKSDEVIPEPVKLILEKFASLICVNILIYKSKRCSNANQFDIHGWFFVNHFGRSANELGQNGGNASMQKGSQLGSTKGNAMKREGAAREEYGGVEHDGKEHGDEEHDDEKHDDFLQKKVQSFCILSEYIEKMDHKGLTNILKEDVTFSEMIKLMEDQFKIKIFVKIMYSVLNEDMLIL; this is encoded by the coding sequence ATGATGATGCCTCAGTTTGAATGCCTAAACCGCTTCAAATGGGCGATAAGGAAAGGGCGGTTCAGCAGCGTCAAATCGGCGCTATCCAGTGAAgatctaaaaaaaattaaagaccTCCGAAAAATCACAAACCTGTCAGTAGgcatatgtaaaaatattctgaACAAAAATGGGTATAACATTGAGAGAAGTGtagattatatttttcaaaattttaatgaaagTTACGAAAGGGAGGTGAAATTAACAGAAGGGTACTACTGCTTATCGTCAAGGGGAAATTGCACAGCGATAGTAGAGTTGAACAGCTACAATGACTTAGTGTCGGagagtatatattttaaagagCTCTTAATTAACTTGTGTAACAAATTAATTGGAGGTAATGTAACTACAACAGTAGGGCAGTTGAACCTGGACGAAGAAGTGTTGTCTCATTATTTGCCCCTATTCTatgatgaaaacaaaatcaaCGTTGACAAAATGCTAAATCGTGTGGAACttaaagatatttttaagtatatatattttaacaggTCCATAAGCCAGCTAATTAACTACACATCGTACATTTTAAATgagcacatatttttaagcaAATATTTACTCCTTAATTTAGATCATTTGAGGAGTTGCCACCCAAATGTgtacattattaaaaagagTTATTATCATAAAGAAACTAAAATTGACAACTTTGTTTTATGTAAaggtttttccttttcatttttgtttattaagTCTGATGAAGTTATCCCAGAACCGGTCAAACTGATCTTAGAAAAATTCGCTTCACTTATATGCGTAAACATATTGATATATAAATCGAAGCGATGCTCGAACGCAAACCAGTTTGACATTCATGGCTGGTTTTTTGTCAATCACTTTGGGCGTTCCGCTAATGAATtgggacaaaatggaggtaACGCTTCTATGCAAAAGGGAAGCCAGTTGGGCAGCACAAAAGGAAATGCTATGAAACGAGAAGGGGCTGCCCGTGAAGAGTATGGCGGTGTAGAGCATGACGGTAAAGAGCATGGCGATGAGGAGCATGACGATGAGAAGCATGACgactttttgcaaaaaaaggtgcaatcTTTCTGCATATTAAGTGAgtacatagaaaaaatggatcaCAAAGGGttaacaaatattttgaaagagGATGTAACATTTTCAGAAATGATTAAACTTATGGAGGATCAATtcaagataaaaatttttgtgaaaattatgtACTCTGTGCTTAATGAGGATATGctcattttgtaa